The genomic segment ACATGACTTGCAACAGCTCCGGGAACGGCCATTCCGGACGGTTTCTGCATGCGGCCGGTTGATTTTGTATCGGCCTCGCAACAAGGCAGCCTGAAAAGGGGCGTGGAATCGGTGGCGGGAGCAGGAATCATGCGATATAGTAGTGAAAGACGCAGCGCGGCCGAGGCAATGCGGGCAGAAAGGTCGGATGGCGATGGAATCTCACGAATACATGCTGGCGTTTCTGGGAAATCTGGGCCCGTGGGAGTTGATCGTCATCGGCATTGTCGCGCTGCTTCTTTTCGGCAAGCGCCTGCCGGAAGTGGGCCGATCCCTGGGGCGTGGGATCGTCGAATTCAAAAAAGGCCTGCGTGAGACGGGCGATGAGATCAACGCCGCCGGGAACACGACGGGATCCGACACCGCGCGGCCTGCCAAGTCGGCGGATAAGCCGATGGACTAAGCACGTAATTCGACGCACCTGGCGATGCCGCGCCGTTGCCAGTTTACTTTTGCTAATCTGAATCGACCCCCGCGTCGTGCCATCGGAATGTCGTCCACGCCCGTGATGGGTTGCTCGAGCGATTCGCCGGGAATACTCGGACCATTGGGCGGGGCGCCGATCGGTGCTCAATTGGATACTCGCGGTCATTTCACACGTGGTTGCCCCGGGCATGCCACCATTATCTGCCGCGGATCAAACGTCCGAGATGCGTTGGGTTAGATGCCCCATTGCTGCCTCCATACCCGCCCTGATTGATCACTTCACGTCCGTCAACGTCCGATGACAACCCATCGAAGCGGGGTATGGCCGGTCCCCGGCAGCGCGTACCCACCCGCGCATCGGAGTGAAACATCGCTTGTTTGAGAACCTTCAACAGG from the Planctomycetia bacterium genome contains:
- a CDS encoding twin-arginine translocase TatA/TatE family subunit encodes the protein MLAFLGNLGPWELIVIGIVALLLFGKRLPEVGRSLGRGIVEFKKGLRETGDEINAAGNTTGSDTARPAKSADKPMD